One part of the Solanum dulcamara chromosome 3, daSolDulc1.2, whole genome shotgun sequence genome encodes these proteins:
- the LOC129882878 gene encoding protein VAPYRIN-LIKE-like, protein MDRLVEPDLEELKLCFIRGQKSCATFKLTNLMHTMSVAVGFSTTKPSVFSFSHPFTIIRPLSTASFTLFLTDSCDQPPVSTPLDTVMVKSSMLPTGKASQDDLRRLFSRSGSHIFKDAKIPISLVGPQVVEFLLSSNNLLDVSLLLPKAISLCDGCQIDSLLKFAAKNGNSHCIAALIQAGADVNRRDSDGDSVMSLAVKSGNLDSVQVLIESGYTIDNSADRFLHYAAPMDRVDLMEILCLGYADIDLNSIDSQGRTPLHIAAINGHVEVIQFLVSVGSDTDMLDSQGWTPLHFAAHQGHVEAVGVLLNHSNFAKYALTKQGKTAYELANDQGHTKLYDHLQLGDILHKAARKGDVADIKKCIAEGANVNGKDQNGWTPLHRAAFKGRVEVVKVLVNNRAKLDVVDYCGYTPLHLAIEAGQKDVAMYLIAQGAKANLKSFKAKEVISCDFGHLHTYNFV, encoded by the coding sequence ATGGACAGACTTGTTGAGCCTGATTTGGAGGAACTCAAACTTTGTTTCATCAGAGGCCAAAAATCTTGTGCAACTTTCAAATTAACCAATCTTATGCACACCATGTCTGTAGCTGTTGGTTTCTCTACTACAAAGCCTTCTGTTTTCTCCTTCTCACATCCATTTACGATTATTCGTCCCCTGTCAACAGCTTCCTTCACTCTTTTCTTGACTGATTCTTGTGATCAACCTCCTGTTTCAACGCCTTTAGACACCGTTATGGTTAAGTCATCGATGCTTCCCACTGGTAAAGCAAGTCAGGATGATCTTCGCCGTCTCTTCTCAAGAAGTGGATCACATATATTCAAAGATGCCAAGATTCCCATTTCTCTTGTTGGTCCACAAGTTGTGGAGTTTCTTCTTTCATCCAATAATTTATTGGATGTCAGTTTACTTCTTCCAAAAGCCATTTCTTTGTGTGATGGTTGTCAGATTGATTCATTGCTTAAATTTGCTGCAAAGAATGGGAATTCCCATTGTATTGCAGCTCTGATTCAGGCTGGTGCTGATGTTAATAGAAGGGACTCGGATGGAGACTCCGTTATGTCACTGGCTGTGAAATCTGGAAATCTTGATTCTGTTCAGGTTCTGATCGAGTCTGGTTATACTATTGACAACTCTGCTGATAGGTTTCTGCATTATGCAGCTCCCATGGACCGCGTGGACTTGATGGAGATTCTTTGTTTGGGTTATGCTGATATAGATTTGAATTCAATTGATTCACAAGGTAGAACTCCCCTTCATATAGCAGCAATTAACGGACATGTTGAAGTGATTCAGTTTCTTGTTTCAGTAGGGAGTGATACAGATATGTTAGACTCTCAAGGATGGACTCCCTTGCATTTTGCTGCTCATCAAGGCCATGTTGAAGCAGTTGGCGTCTTACTAAATCATTCTAATTTTGCAAAATATGCTCTAACGAAACAAGGGAAGACTGCGTATGAGCTTGCTAATGATCAAGGCCATACTAAATTGTACGATCATTTACAATTGGGAGACATTTTGCATAAGGCTGCAAGAAAAGGGGATGTTGCTGATATCAAGAAATGTATCGCTGAAGGGGCGAATGTGAATGGAAAGGATCAGAATGGCTGGACTCCCTTACATAGAGCAGCTTTTAAAGGTAGAGTTGAAGTGGTAAAGGTGTTGGTAAACAACCGAGCTAAGCTTGATGTTGTTGATTATTGTGGATACACACCGCTTCATCTTGCTATTGAGGCTGGACAAAAGGATGTGGCGATGTATTTGATTGCTCAAGGTGCTAAGGCTAATTTGAAGAGCTTCAAAGCTAAAGAAGTGATTTCTTGTGATTTTGGACATCTACATACTTACAACTTTGTATAG